From Solidesulfovibrio carbinoliphilus subsp. oakridgensis, the proteins below share one genomic window:
- a CDS encoding ABC transporter permease — protein sequence MRYYDLVRVSVREVLRKRRRYIGVLASIALGMAGFIVIITMGNDLKKNFNNDLDLLGGATIINAMFEQPQLDRQEWFRDRTLEAIGRIPGVLDTTKVALKTSALTTWHDRLFGFNLVGCEANYWKVFSFNAAAGRLFDAKDIEEGARVCVVGSDLARQIFGGDKEALGQILSIDDNLYTVIGILGGVRAGDRSLFVFLPITTARARVVGISQPYSSYIRCATWDDVAPVAKAVPGVVKANQSDRGLRINVAWEPLKQVQRIFWWVELFIYSSIVATMILGGFGIWNIMMATVTSRTREIGLKKAMGALDTDILYQFLFEALCVTLSSSVFGVILGRIGIEYMSRMLGSRPPEGLFFICLMMGLGFAAVLGVGAGLYPSIRASRMQVVDAMRYE from the coding sequence TTGCGTTACTACGACCTCGTGCGCGTGAGCGTGCGGGAAGTCTTGCGCAAGCGCCGCCGCTACATCGGCGTTCTGGCCTCCATCGCCCTTGGCATGGCGGGATTCATCGTCATCATCACCATGGGCAACGATCTCAAAAAGAACTTCAACAACGACCTGGACCTGCTCGGCGGGGCGACGATCATAAACGCCATGTTCGAGCAGCCCCAGCTCGACCGCCAGGAGTGGTTTCGCGACCGGACCCTCGAGGCCATCGGCCGCATCCCGGGCGTGCTCGACACCACCAAGGTGGCGCTCAAGACCAGCGCCCTGACCACCTGGCACGACCGGCTTTTCGGCTTCAACCTCGTGGGGTGCGAGGCCAACTACTGGAAGGTCTTTTCGTTCAACGCCGCGGCCGGCCGCCTGTTCGACGCAAAGGACATCGAGGAAGGCGCCCGGGTCTGCGTGGTCGGCTCCGACCTGGCCCGCCAGATCTTCGGCGGCGACAAGGAAGCCCTCGGCCAGATCCTGTCGATCGACGACAATCTCTACACCGTCATCGGCATCCTCGGCGGCGTCCGGGCCGGAGACCGCAGCCTTTTCGTCTTTTTGCCCATCACCACGGCCCGGGCCCGGGTGGTCGGCATCTCCCAGCCCTACAGCTCGTATATCCGCTGCGCCACCTGGGACGACGTGGCCCCGGTGGCCAAGGCCGTGCCGGGGGTGGTCAAGGCCAACCAGTCCGATCGGGGACTGCGGATCAACGTGGCCTGGGAGCCCTTGAAGCAGGTGCAGCGCATCTTCTGGTGGGTGGAGCTTTTCATCTACAGTTCGATCGTGGCCACCATGATCCTCGGCGGGTTCGGCATCTGGAACATCATGATGGCCACCGTCACCAGCCGGACCCGGGAAATCGGGCTCAAAAAGGCCATGGGGGCCCTCGATACCGACATCCTCTACCAGTTTCTTTTCGAGGCCCTGTGCGTCACCCTGTCCTCGTCGGTGTTCGGGGTGATCCTTGGCCGCATCGGCATCGAGTACATGAGCCGGATGCTCGGCTCGCGCCCGCCCGAAGGGCTCTTTTTCATCTGTCTGATGATGGGCCTGGGCTTTGCCGCCGTGCTCGGCGTCGGGGCCGGCCTTTATCCCTCCATCCGGGCCAGCCGGATGCAGGTCGTGGACGCCATGCGCTATGAGTAA
- a CDS encoding aminotransferase class I/II-fold pyridoxal phosphate-dependent enzyme: MTLRQRCDHVNALYSSISAQGINPYFRPIAKTWGTEVEVEGRRLIMIGSNDYLGLSHDPRVMDASAKAVYEWGTGPGGSRFLSGNMVLHHQLEERLAAFVGKRGAVVHVTGFSTNMGALGVLVTPADTVICDRENHASIFEGIKNTRARLVTFAHNDAAQAMQRVEAAKASRPDGDVFLITEGVFSMSGELAVLDELAAIKEAHPDIIFYLDDAHGLGVFGRGGRGAADHFGITDKVDFIMGTFSKSMASIGGFIAADDEDMLRYLRYQSRTQIFSAALPAANTVAVLTCLDILEREPERVDRLHEVTMRMRQAYRDIGLRIGNSASPIIPIIIGSDEKAFQFSRALFEAGVFALPAVYPAVPRGQALIRTAYMSTHQDRQLDFVLTVLDRLAREFGVRECDMVAEPGQACQDEAAEAAGKAKLSYL, encoded by the coding sequence AGGTCGAAGGCCGCCGTCTCATCATGATCGGCTCCAACGACTACCTGGGCCTTTCCCACGACCCCCGGGTCATGGACGCCTCGGCCAAGGCCGTCTACGAGTGGGGCACCGGCCCCGGCGGCTCGCGGTTTTTAAGCGGCAACATGGTGCTCCACCACCAGCTCGAGGAGCGGCTGGCCGCCTTTGTCGGCAAGCGCGGCGCGGTCGTCCACGTCACGGGCTTCAGCACCAACATGGGGGCCCTGGGCGTTCTGGTCACCCCGGCCGACACCGTGATCTGCGACCGGGAAAACCACGCCAGCATTTTCGAAGGCATCAAAAACACCCGGGCCCGGCTCGTCACCTTCGCCCACAACGACGCCGCCCAGGCCATGCAGCGCGTGGAAGCCGCCAAGGCCTCCCGCCCGGACGGCGACGTGTTCCTCATTACCGAGGGCGTTTTCAGCATGTCCGGCGAGCTGGCCGTGCTGGACGAACTGGCCGCCATCAAGGAAGCCCACCCGGACATCATCTTCTACCTGGACGACGCCCACGGCCTCGGCGTCTTCGGCCGGGGCGGACGCGGCGCGGCCGACCATTTCGGCATCACCGACAAGGTCGACTTCATCATGGGTACGTTCAGCAAGTCCATGGCCTCCATCGGCGGATTCATCGCCGCCGACGACGAGGACATGCTGCGCTACCTGCGCTACCAGTCGCGCACCCAGATTTTCTCGGCCGCCCTGCCCGCGGCCAACACCGTCGCCGTCCTGACCTGCCTCGACATCCTGGAGCGCGAGCCCGAACGGGTGGACCGGCTCCACGAGGTCACCATGCGCATGCGCCAGGCCTACCGCGACATCGGGCTTCGCATCGGCAACTCGGCTTCCCCCATCATTCCCATCATCATCGGCTCCGACGAGAAGGCCTTCCAGTTTTCCCGCGCCCTGTTCGAGGCCGGCGTGTTCGCCCTGCCGGCCGTCTACCCGGCCGTGCCCCGGGGCCAGGCCCTTATCCGCACCGCCTACATGAGCACCCACCAGGACCGGCAGCTCGATTTCGTGCTCACCGTGCTCGACCGCCTCGCCAGGGAGTTTGGCGTGCGCGAGTGCGACATGGTTGCAGAGCCGGGCCAGGCCTGCCAGGACGAGGCCGCCGAGGCCGCCGGCAAGGCCAAGCTCTCGTACTTGTAA
- a CDS encoding ABC transporter ATP-binding protein: MSNQTAGSGDNDLVIDINNLTKTYNSGLEPIRVLKDVNLHVRRGEMVAVMGPSGSGKSTLLFILGLFQPPSTGGYKVAGVDVLSLSRDQQAIFRREMLGFVFQTCDLLENSTVYENLELPLIYAGVPRRERPDRIKEALRMVALDHRVYQPSNRLSGGERQRVSIARALVNEPEFILADEPTGQLDRENSLRVLEYFTKITEEARTAMVVVTHDQMTAEHCTRKAVLTDGYLNG, from the coding sequence ATGAGTAACCAGACGGCCGGTTCCGGCGACAACGATCTTGTCATCGACATCAACAACCTGACAAAGACCTATAATTCGGGCCTCGAACCGATCCGGGTGCTGAAAGACGTGAACCTGCACGTGCGGCGCGGGGAGATGGTGGCCGTCATGGGGCCGTCGGGATCGGGCAAGTCCACCCTCCTTTTCATTCTCGGCCTCTTTCAGCCGCCGTCCACGGGCGGCTACAAGGTGGCCGGCGTGGACGTCCTGTCCTTGTCCCGCGACCAGCAGGCCATTTTTCGCCGGGAGATGCTGGGATTCGTTTTTCAGACCTGTGACCTGCTCGAAAACTCCACGGTGTACGAAAACCTGGAGTTGCCGCTCATCTACGCGGGCGTCCCCCGCCGGGAGCGGCCGGACCGGATCAAGGAGGCGCTTCGCATGGTGGCCCTCGACCACCGGGTCTACCAGCCCTCCAACCGCCTGTCCGGCGGCGAGCGGCAGCGGGTGTCCATCGCCCGGGCCCTGGTCAACGAACCCGAGTTCATTTTGGCGGACGAGCCGACAGGCCAGCTTGACCGGGAAAACAGCCTGCGTGTACTGGAGTATTTTACGAAGATCACGGAAGAGGCCCGGACAGCCATGGTCGTGGTCACCCATGACCAAATGACGGCCGAGCATTGCACGCGCAAAGCGGTCCTGACGGACGGCTATCTTAACGGTTGA
- a CDS encoding TolC family protein codes for MTRDLTYGQRVGTPGGGVSGRGGKAGGARLATAVMLCLALLLGAMPVRAAPGDRYTKDKVKGASAPAAQAPAAPAARPATAANDQDDDASMDFARSKGSGMALGAVTVKSPADFQECVRVALAQSPLLTKSSIEIESKRLDVGDAYSQYIPTIVMSTTFYMRLPEYKNLAGTAWNSYAADNASSNPAQNLSNSITAANAIYAGNSANRSRKAYDLNFSTGAWNPLLTAFDVQAKKEMVNIAVLSHLKVIDQGLKRLGTIFLQLGMVDTMIKMAKEKEDLAVKNLEYVKTRAGLGQGAELDVRIAETKINLAKAEGEKMRTSKSVLLDELKFVMGVPFVQKVDLSLANASKQVLEDFNPAGVSDETLRRHSFQLRIHEYEKGLQKKNIALSYIHFLPTFSFGFTSVSTLNSTSYKDDTSSLPFMYPNLTLNFPFDLWTKARDVSRQYKKMAQLNVEGRNLEFTLMSQFQQALAKLRSANSDVKFAASSVELQKLTAQQAQFRFESGQAEYDAIVRSMSEYLDSRQNLLMKEYDRDVAMLDVRSISGDFQDRYINVSIMESL; via the coding sequence ATGACCAGGGATTTGACCTACGGGCAGCGGGTTGGCACGCCAGGGGGTGGCGTGTCCGGCCGCGGCGGAAAGGCGGGGGGGGCGCGTCTGGCCACGGCCGTGATGCTGTGCCTGGCTCTTTTGCTCGGCGCCATGCCGGTCCGGGCCGCGCCCGGCGACCGGTACACCAAGGACAAGGTCAAGGGGGCGTCCGCGCCCGCGGCCCAGGCGCCGGCGGCTCCGGCCGCCCGGCCGGCAACGGCGGCCAATGACCAGGACGACGATGCGTCCATGGATTTCGCCCGGTCGAAGGGCTCGGGCATGGCCCTCGGGGCGGTGACGGTCAAGTCGCCGGCCGACTTCCAGGAGTGTGTGCGCGTGGCCCTGGCCCAGTCGCCGCTCCTGACCAAAAGCTCCATCGAGATCGAATCCAAGCGCCTGGACGTGGGGGATGCCTACTCGCAGTACATCCCGACCATCGTCATGAGCACCACCTTTTACATGCGGTTGCCGGAATATAAAAATCTGGCCGGAACGGCGTGGAACTCCTACGCGGCGGATAACGCCTCCTCCAATCCCGCGCAGAATTTGTCCAATTCCATCACCGCGGCCAACGCCATCTATGCCGGCAACTCCGCCAACCGCAGCCGCAAGGCCTACGACCTGAACTTCTCGACCGGGGCCTGGAACCCGCTGCTGACCGCCTTTGACGTGCAGGCGAAAAAGGAGATGGTCAACATCGCGGTCCTGTCGCACCTGAAGGTCATCGACCAGGGCTTAAAGCGGCTTGGCACCATCTTCCTCCAGCTCGGCATGGTCGACACCATGATCAAGATGGCCAAGGAAAAAGAAGACCTGGCCGTCAAGAATCTGGAGTACGTCAAGACCCGGGCCGGCCTCGGCCAGGGCGCGGAACTCGACGTGCGCATCGCCGAGACCAAGATCAATCTGGCCAAGGCCGAGGGCGAGAAGATGCGGACCTCGAAGTCCGTGCTCCTCGACGAGCTCAAGTTCGTCATGGGCGTGCCCTTTGTCCAGAAGGTCGACCTGTCCCTGGCCAACGCTTCCAAGCAGGTGCTCGAGGACTTCAACCCGGCGGGCGTCTCCGACGAGACCCTGCGCCGCCACTCCTTCCAGCTGCGCATCCACGAATACGAGAAGGGCCTGCAGAAGAAAAACATCGCCCTGTCCTACATCCACTTCCTGCCGACCTTTTCCTTCGGCTTCACCTCGGTCTCGACCCTCAACAGCACGAGCTACAAGGACGACACCTCCAGCCTGCCGTTCATGTATCCGAACCTGACGCTGAACTTCCCCTTCGACCTCTGGACCAAGGCCCGGGATGTCAGCCGGCAGTACAAGAAGATGGCCCAGTTAAACGTCGAGGGACGCAACCTCGAGTTCACGCTCATGAGCCAGTTCCAGCAGGCCCTGGCCAAGCTGCGCTCGGCCAATTCCGATGTCAAATTCGCCGCCTCCTCGGTCGAGCTGCAAAAGCTGACCGCCCAGCAGGCCCAGTTCCGCTTCGAGTCCGGCCAGGCCGAGTACGACGCCATTGTCCGGTCCATGAGCGAGTACCTCGACAGCCGCCAGAACCTGCTCATGAAGGAGTACGACCGCGACGTCGCCATGCTCGACGTCCGCTCCATCTCCGGCGACTTCCAGGACCGCTACATCAACGTCAGCATCATGGAGAGCCTCTAG